One genomic region from Nymphaea colorata isolate Beijing-Zhang1983 chromosome 10, ASM883128v2, whole genome shotgun sequence encodes:
- the LOC116263442 gene encoding protein FAF-like, chloroplastic, whose product MSIGCRTLYPQMNEENKQGIVSILGISGDGYSEKRLKTEYPLRRSRTLSADMSSKKFLALHDPASPSMKKIASSGAIPTFSSTPESDEEDNEENRASQSDIWNLIQSQKPAIPTAQPYVHPLVRRSSSSLSSKSLELCTESLGSETGSEFCFSPPSPTASFFSSLPPSPSSEAMEEEGGGEEGLDFLFGGEADRRKGNQEIDEEKWFNYNCTISRRSPARSFPPPLPSISRRDGPRLHMKPHRQDGRLVLQAVALPSHNYLQAQRQGGRLLLSFIPTPQQQKQEEEAEEEEEEEEEDEEVAVEEEGDAEVIEDEEEEQGEEREEEGEEIVNSEGAEEAREEGDEGEKEAEEEELEKRLEVVGFEMWRSKGPAVIELHRSIGKLISQPFININPWAQKKKLAADTAAAAAAEERERELAAHRLNRYERCWKGGGLGEGKVVGAKELVRGLVPRRCNEPRRAHPVWILERRCVATT is encoded by the coding sequence ATGTCGATTGGTTGCAGAACCCTTTACCCTCAAATGAATGAAGAGAACAAGCAGGGGATCGTCTCCATCTTGGGGATCTCCGGAGATGGATACTCCGAGAAGAGGCTGAAAACCGAGTACCCACTAAGGAGAAGTAGAACCCTCTCTGCGGACATGTCTTCCAAGAAATTCCTGGCCCTGCATGACCCCGCGTCGCCCTCCATGAAGAAGATCGCCTCCTCCGGGGCGATCCCGACCTTCTCCAGCACGCCGGAGTCCGATGAGGAAGACAACGAGGAGAACAGGGCGAGCCAATCAGAtatatggaacttgatccaatCGCAGAAGCCGGCGATCCCCACGGCCCAGCCTTACGTGCATCCTCTGGTGAGGCGATCATCTAGCTCGCTGAGCAGCAAGAGCCTCGAGCTATGCACCGAGAGCCTCGGGTCGGAGACGGGGTCAGAATTCTGcttctctcctccctctccgaccgcttcattcttttcttctctccccccttccccttcttctgAAGCGATGGAAGAAGAGGGCGGTGGAGAAGAAGGGCTGGACTTCCTTTTCGGCGGCGAAGCCGACAGGAGGAAAGGCAACCAGGAGATTGATGAAGAAAAGTGGTTCAACTACAATTGCACCATCAGCCGGAGGTCGCCTGCGAGGTCGTTTCCGCCTCCCCTGCCATCAATCTCCCGGCGCGACGGTCCTCGCCTCCACATGAAGCCCCACCGCCAAGACGGCCGCCTGGTGCTTCAGGCCGTCGCCCTTCCCTCCCATAATTACCTCCAGGCACAGCGCCAAGGCGGGCGCCTCCTCCTCTCCTTCATCCCCACTCCCCAACagcagaaacaagaagaagaagcagaggaagaggaagaagaagaagaagaggacgaGGAAGTTGCAGTAGAAGAAGAGGGTGATGCTGAAGTTATTGAAgacgaagaggaagaacaaggagaagaaagagaggaagaaggagaagagatcGTCAACAGTGAAGGAGCAGAAGAAGCCCGAGAAGAAGGCGacgaaggagaaaaagaagcagaGGAGGAGGAATTGGAGAAAAGGCTGGAGGTGGTGGGCTTCGAGATGTGGAGGAGCAAGGGCCCGGCAGTGATAGAGCTGCACCGCTCCATAGGGAAGCTCATATCGCAGCCgttcatcaacataaatccatGGGCGCAGAAGAAGAAGCTGGCCGCGGACACAGCAGCGGCCGCGGCGGCGGAGGAAAGGGAGCGGGAGTTGGCGGCGCATAGGCTCAACAGGTACGAGCGCTGCTGGAAGGGGGGTGGGCTCGGCGAGGGAAAGGTGGTGGGCGCGAAGGAGTTGGTCCGTGGGCTCGTGCCTAGGAGGTGCAACGAGCCACGCCGAGCCCACCCCGTCTGGATTTTGGAGCGTCGCTGCGTCGCCACTACCTGA